The following are encoded in a window of Plasmodium vivax chromosome 10, whole genome shotgun sequence genomic DNA:
- a CDS encoding hypothetical protein, conserved (encoded by transcript PVX_079995A), which translates to MMNNKNVNSSTQGQQQSSLVVTQIPRKKQFYKTKMCPWFFSGRCDRGVDCLFAHSQEELNPIPDLSFTSLCPLAKKAGVCKNEKCSYAHSVCELRPTGDLYKTAPCTKFLRGKCNAESHCRHAHYIEELRPLPGNLSPSQNAINLMLAAPLAGSTQKGSKNKNSANGGNGASSGNANSSGGSGSTHNHNSHGSHNNHNHNNHNNHNHSNQNNHNHNSHNHTSGSGSGYFTEESKNSENVMKPTNSLLCNFSSQNGVNTNRYSKSFEKNGTADNNISGSVNNGSGTCNMSSGMMNCNVGSNMTSNMTSNMSSNMTSNLSSNLSSNLSSNLSSNLSSNLNNSHVNSHVNSHVNSHLNNHANGHANGHANNHANSHVNGTISRGMSRNLNSSMNNNNMGNAMNSCMNSCMNNCGVSGAVSGAVSGAVNDAMSSGMGSGMSNAVNGCMNSCMNSCMNGGMNSGMNNGMNNGMNSSMSGSMSGSMSGNVNVNKNYQKSSSYPNKLYQLLKNKENSEDYSTAMNTMNMKNYMMNSNEMESANGLINPFNLRKLQNMCSGSNEPNGAFKSINELLSQDMNMNRSMNGSMHGGSLASNLGGGLVNMGSGIGSGMGSGMVNMSSGMGSGLVNNMAVISNLSNGKANMSNMSNMTNMTNMSNMTNMSNMTNMSNMSNMSNMSNMSNMTNIPSSINGTQYYNISKPKKGEVLSKYPSFQSKDSSSSMRISSNSSKDYSPNNEEKKLVDTIEHMEITAQDSALKVIEDDNEKLNIADIKNFLKLLQMTNTSSYKEDSFLLNDELKKSGHLMHEQQSQQSQQSHQSQQSQQSQQSQQSHQSHQSHQSHPSHPSHHAQHPHHAQHPQHLQHLQHLQQSQQQQQPALQQPALQQHAQQYNPAQAVKNGNSHPKQQPKNIEVVPGAHLPEHFVHTGNVPNAQNDENGMNKYDVNGDVKNIYKLNNNSLISCSNFWNYPEDELNTTASKIVQNVEIFDY; encoded by the coding sequence ATGATGAATAACAAAAACGTGAACAGTAGCACCCAAGGACAACAACAGTCCTCCTTGGTGGTGACCCAAATTCCAAGAAAGAAGcaattttacaaaacaaAGATGTGCCCGTGGTTCTTCTCTGGGAGGTGTGATAGAGGAGTAGACTGCCTATTTGCACATTCACAAGAAGAATTAAACCCAATTCCTGATTTATCCTTTACTAGTTTGTGCCCTTTGGCCAAAAAGGCAGGagtatgcaaaaatgaaaaatgcagTTATGCACATTCTGTTTGTGAGTTGAGGCCCACTGGAGATTTATACAAAACGGCTCCGTGCACAAAATTTCTGAGAGGAAAATGTAACGCAGAATCGCATTGCAGGCATGCGCACTACATTGAGGAATTGAGGCCTCTGCCTGGAAATTTGTCCCCCTCTCAAAACGCCATCAACCTCATGCTCGCCGCCCCACTGGCCGGTTCGACTCAAAAGGGCAGCAAGAATAAGAACAGCGCGAATGGTGGCAACGGCGCAAGTAGCGGCAACGCCAACAGCAGCGGCGGCAGCGGCAGCACCCACAACCACAACAGTCATGGCAGCCACAACAATCACAATCACAATAATCACAACAACCACAATCATAGCAACCAGAACAATCACAACCATAACAGCCACAACCACACCAGCGGCAGCGGAAGCGGATACTTCACGGAGGAGAGCAAGAACAGCGAAAACGTAATGAAGCCGACGAACTCCTTACTCTGCAACTTCTCTTCACAAAACGGAGTCAACACTAACCGATATAGCAAAAGTTTCGAGAAGAACGGCACGGCGGACAATAACATTAGCGGTAGCGTGAATAATGGAAGCGGAACTTGCAACATGAGCAGCGGGATGATGAACTGCAACGTGGGCAGCAATATGACTAGCAATATGACTAGCAATATGAGCAGCAATATGACTAGCAACTTGAGTAGCAACTTGAGCAGCAACTTGAGCAGCAACTTGAGCAGCAACTTGAGCAGCAATTTGAACAACAGCCACGTGAACAGCCACGTGAACAGCCACGTGAACAGCCACCTGAACAACCACGCGAATGGCCACGCGAATGGCCACGCGAATAACCACGCGAATAGCCACGTGAACGGAACCATCAGCCGCGGCATGAGTCGAAATTTGAACAGCAGCATGAACAACAACAACATGGGCAACGCGATGAACAGTTGCATGAACAGCTGCATGAACAACTGCGGGGTGAGCGGTGCAGTGAGCGGCGCAGTGAGCGGCGCAGTGAACGACGCAATGAGCAGCGGAATGGGCAGCGGTATGAGCAACGCAGTGAACGGCTGTATGAACAGTTGCATGAATAGCTGCATGAATGGCGGGATGAACAGCGGGATGAACAACGGGATGAACAACGGGATGAATAGCAGCATGAGTGGCAGCATGAGTGGCAGCATGAGTGGCAACGTAAACGTGAACAAGAACTACCAGAAGAGCTCGTCCTACCCGAACAAGCTCTACCAGCTGCTGAAAAACAAAGAGAACAGCGAGGACTACAGCACCGCAATGAACACCATGAACATGAAGAATTACATGATGAATAGCAACGAGATGGAGAGCGCAAACGGGCTTATAAATCCCTTCAATTTGAGGAAGTTGCAGAACATGTGTAGCGGCTCGAACGAACCGAACGGAGCCTTCAAGTCCATCAACGAATTGCTGAGTCAAGACATGAACATGAATCGATCGATGAATGGGAGCATGCACGGCGGGAGTCTCGCCTCCAACTTGGGTGGTGGTCTGGTGAACATGGGTAGCGGTATTGGAAGCGGCATGGGCAGCGGTATGGTGAACATGAGTAGCGGCATGGGAAGCGGCCTGGTGAACAACATGGCCGTCATTTCGAACCTGTCGAATGGCAAGGCGAACATGAGCAACATGAGCAACATGACTAACATGACCAACATGAGCAATATGACCAACATGAGCAATATGACCAACATGAGTAACATGAGCAATATGAGCAACATGAGCAATATGAGCAATATGACCAACATCCCCAGCAGCATAAACGGTACCCAGTATTACAATATTAGTAAGCCAAAGAAGGGCGAGGTGTTGAGCAAGTACCCCTCCTTCCAAAGTAAAgactcctcctcctccatgAGAATTTCAAGCAATTCTTCAAAGGATTATTCGCCAAataatgaagagaaaaaattagtTGATACAATTGAGCACATGGAAATTACTGCTCAAGATAGTGCGTTGAAAGTGATTGAGGATGATAACGAAAAGTTGAACATCGCGGATattaagaattttttaaagttgtTGCAAATGACCAACACGAGCAGCTACAAGGAGGACAGCTTTTTGCTCAACGACGAGTTGAAGAAGAGTGGCCACCTCATGCACGAGCAGCAATCGCAGCAATCGCAGCAGTCGCACCAGTCACAGCAGTCACAGCAGTCACAGCAGTCACAGCAGTCGCACCAGTCGCACCAGTCGCACCAATCGCATCCATCGCATCCATCGCATCATGCGCAGCACCCCCATCACGCGCAGCACCCGCAGCATCTGCAACACCTGCAACATCTGCAGCAATcgcagcaacagcagcaacCGGCGCTACAGCAACCGGCGCTACAGCAACACGCGCAGCAGTACAACCCCGCGCAGGCGGTGAAGAACGGAAATAGCCACCCAAAGCAACAGCCCAAGAATATCGAAGTTGTCCCGGGCGCCCATTTACCCGAACATTTCGTACACACAGGAAATGTGCCCAACGcgcaaaatgatgaaaatggcATGAACAAGTACGACGTAAATGgggatgtaaaaaatatttacaagttGAACAACAATTCACTGATTAGCTGTTCCAACTTTTGGAATTACCCAGAGGATGAGCTGAACACGACGGCTTCGaaaattgtgcaaaatgtGGAAATCTTCGACTACTAG